One Alosa alosa isolate M-15738 ecotype Scorff River chromosome 22, AALO_Geno_1.1, whole genome shotgun sequence DNA segment encodes these proteins:
- the phyhiplb gene encoding phytanoyl-CoA hydroxylase-interacting protein-like isoform X3, whose translation MEELPVPQHIKISNITCDSFKICWDMDARAKERITHYFLDLNKKENKNSNKFKHKDVPTKLVAKAVPLPMTVRGHWFLSPRTEYTVAVQTASKQSDGDYAVSEWSEIIEFCTADYSSVHLTQLLEKAEAIAGRMLRFSVFYRNQHKEYFDHVREAQDNRMLPAAKDNSGSHGSPISGKLHGIFFSCNTEFNTGKPAQDSPYGRYRFEVSAEELFNPKTNLYFGDFYCMYTAYHYVILVIAPEGSDGDDFCKQRLPALDLADNRFLTCTEGEDGRLAFHHAQDVILEIVYTEPVDVAQGHLAEISGHQLMSMSTVNAKKDPSCKTCNISVGR comes from the exons ATGGAAGAGCTTCCGGTGCCTCAGCATATCAAAATCAGCAACATCACATGCGACTCTTTCAAGATCTGCTGGGACATGGACGCCCGGGCCAAAGAGAGAATCACACACTACTTCCTCGATCTGAACAAGAAAGAGAACAAGAACTCCAACAAGTTTAAACACAAG GACGTGCCCACTAAACTGGTGGCCAAGGCGGTGCCGCTGCCCATGACGGTGCGTGGCCACTGGTTCCTCAGCCCGCGGACAGAGTACACCGTGGCTGTGCAGACTGCGTCCAAGCAGAGCGATGGCGACTACGCCGTGTCCGAGTGGAGCGAGATCATCGAGTTCTGCACGGCCG actaCTCATCAGTGCATCTCACGCAACTGTTGGAAAAGGCGGAGGCCATCGCTGGCAGGATGCTGAGATTTTCTGTCTTTTACCGCAACCAGCACAAAGAGTACTTCGACCACGTGAG AGAGGCCCAGGACAACCGGATGCTTCCAGCCGCGAAGGACAACAGCGGTAGCCACGGATCGCCCATCAGCGGCAAGCTGCACGGCATCTTCTTCAGCTGCAACACCGAGTTCAACACGGGCAAGCCGGCGCAGGACTCGCCGTACGGCCGCTACCGCTTCGAGGTGTCCGCCGAGGAGCTCTTCAACCCCAAGACCAATCTCTACTTCGGGGACTTCTACTGCATGTACACGGCGTACCACTACGTCATCCTCGTCATCGCGCCGGAGGGCTCCGACGGCGACGACTTCTGCAAGCAGCGGCTGCCGGCGCTCGACCTCGCCGACAACCGCTTCCTGACGTGCACCGAGGGCGAGGACGGACGGCTGGCCTTCCACCACGCGCAGGACGTCATCCTGGAGATCGTCTACACCGAGCCTGTGGACGTGGCGCAGGGCCATTTGGCTGAAATCAGCGGCCACCAGCTCATGAGCATGTCCACCGTCAACGCCAAGAAGGACCCCAGCTGCAAGACCTGCAACATCAGCGTGGGACGCTAA
- the phyhiplb gene encoding phytanoyl-CoA hydroxylase-interacting protein-like isoform X1 — protein sequence MEVPRMGHSISSPTSPCEDMIKNLSLEAIRLCDREENKSQDSGIAEMEELPVPQHIKISNITCDSFKICWDMDARAKERITHYFLDLNKKENKNSNKFKHKDVPTKLVAKAVPLPMTVRGHWFLSPRTEYTVAVQTASKQSDGDYAVSEWSEIIEFCTADYSSVHLTQLLEKAEAIAGRMLRFSVFYRNQHKEYFDHVREAQDNRMLPAAKDNSGSHGSPISGKLHGIFFSCNTEFNTGKPAQDSPYGRYRFEVSAEELFNPKTNLYFGDFYCMYTAYHYVILVIAPEGSDGDDFCKQRLPALDLADNRFLTCTEGEDGRLAFHHAQDVILEIVYTEPVDVAQGHLAEISGHQLMSMSTVNAKKDPSCKTCNISVGR from the exons AGAACAAGTCCCAGGACAGCGGGATTGCTGAGATGGAAGAGCTTCCGGTGCCTCAGCATATCAAAATCAGCAACATCACATGCGACTCTTTCAAGATCTGCTGGGACATGGACGCCCGGGCCAAAGAGAGAATCACACACTACTTCCTCGATCTGAACAAGAAAGAGAACAAGAACTCCAACAAGTTTAAACACAAG GACGTGCCCACTAAACTGGTGGCCAAGGCGGTGCCGCTGCCCATGACGGTGCGTGGCCACTGGTTCCTCAGCCCGCGGACAGAGTACACCGTGGCTGTGCAGACTGCGTCCAAGCAGAGCGATGGCGACTACGCCGTGTCCGAGTGGAGCGAGATCATCGAGTTCTGCACGGCCG actaCTCATCAGTGCATCTCACGCAACTGTTGGAAAAGGCGGAGGCCATCGCTGGCAGGATGCTGAGATTTTCTGTCTTTTACCGCAACCAGCACAAAGAGTACTTCGACCACGTGAG AGAGGCCCAGGACAACCGGATGCTTCCAGCCGCGAAGGACAACAGCGGTAGCCACGGATCGCCCATCAGCGGCAAGCTGCACGGCATCTTCTTCAGCTGCAACACCGAGTTCAACACGGGCAAGCCGGCGCAGGACTCGCCGTACGGCCGCTACCGCTTCGAGGTGTCCGCCGAGGAGCTCTTCAACCCCAAGACCAATCTCTACTTCGGGGACTTCTACTGCATGTACACGGCGTACCACTACGTCATCCTCGTCATCGCGCCGGAGGGCTCCGACGGCGACGACTTCTGCAAGCAGCGGCTGCCGGCGCTCGACCTCGCCGACAACCGCTTCCTGACGTGCACCGAGGGCGAGGACGGACGGCTGGCCTTCCACCACGCGCAGGACGTCATCCTGGAGATCGTCTACACCGAGCCTGTGGACGTGGCGCAGGGCCATTTGGCTGAAATCAGCGGCCACCAGCTCATGAGCATGTCCACCGTCAACGCCAAGAAGGACCCCAGCTGCAAGACCTGCAACATCAGCGTGGGACGCTAA
- the phyhiplb gene encoding phytanoyl-CoA hydroxylase-interacting protein-like isoform X2 has protein sequence MKSLRPAENKSQDSGIAEMEELPVPQHIKISNITCDSFKICWDMDARAKERITHYFLDLNKKENKNSNKFKHKDVPTKLVAKAVPLPMTVRGHWFLSPRTEYTVAVQTASKQSDGDYAVSEWSEIIEFCTADYSSVHLTQLLEKAEAIAGRMLRFSVFYRNQHKEYFDHVREAQDNRMLPAAKDNSGSHGSPISGKLHGIFFSCNTEFNTGKPAQDSPYGRYRFEVSAEELFNPKTNLYFGDFYCMYTAYHYVILVIAPEGSDGDDFCKQRLPALDLADNRFLTCTEGEDGRLAFHHAQDVILEIVYTEPVDVAQGHLAEISGHQLMSMSTVNAKKDPSCKTCNISVGR, from the exons ATGAAAAGCCTGCGTCCTGCTG AGAACAAGTCCCAGGACAGCGGGATTGCTGAGATGGAAGAGCTTCCGGTGCCTCAGCATATCAAAATCAGCAACATCACATGCGACTCTTTCAAGATCTGCTGGGACATGGACGCCCGGGCCAAAGAGAGAATCACACACTACTTCCTCGATCTGAACAAGAAAGAGAACAAGAACTCCAACAAGTTTAAACACAAG GACGTGCCCACTAAACTGGTGGCCAAGGCGGTGCCGCTGCCCATGACGGTGCGTGGCCACTGGTTCCTCAGCCCGCGGACAGAGTACACCGTGGCTGTGCAGACTGCGTCCAAGCAGAGCGATGGCGACTACGCCGTGTCCGAGTGGAGCGAGATCATCGAGTTCTGCACGGCCG actaCTCATCAGTGCATCTCACGCAACTGTTGGAAAAGGCGGAGGCCATCGCTGGCAGGATGCTGAGATTTTCTGTCTTTTACCGCAACCAGCACAAAGAGTACTTCGACCACGTGAG AGAGGCCCAGGACAACCGGATGCTTCCAGCCGCGAAGGACAACAGCGGTAGCCACGGATCGCCCATCAGCGGCAAGCTGCACGGCATCTTCTTCAGCTGCAACACCGAGTTCAACACGGGCAAGCCGGCGCAGGACTCGCCGTACGGCCGCTACCGCTTCGAGGTGTCCGCCGAGGAGCTCTTCAACCCCAAGACCAATCTCTACTTCGGGGACTTCTACTGCATGTACACGGCGTACCACTACGTCATCCTCGTCATCGCGCCGGAGGGCTCCGACGGCGACGACTTCTGCAAGCAGCGGCTGCCGGCGCTCGACCTCGCCGACAACCGCTTCCTGACGTGCACCGAGGGCGAGGACGGACGGCTGGCCTTCCACCACGCGCAGGACGTCATCCTGGAGATCGTCTACACCGAGCCTGTGGACGTGGCGCAGGGCCATTTGGCTGAAATCAGCGGCCACCAGCTCATGAGCATGTCCACCGTCAACGCCAAGAAGGACCCCAGCTGCAAGACCTGCAACATCAGCGTGGGACGCTAA